One stretch of Amycolatopsis sp. NBC_00345 DNA includes these proteins:
- a CDS encoding alpha/beta fold hydrolase, whose translation MRSDLKTVSVPVDGGALAVEVAESDSAPLLAIHGVTSNCRLWNWLRASAPELSLVMPDLRGRAGSFGVSGRSSLRQHAEDLVRVLDALSLDTVDVCGMSMGGFAAVELATGWPDRVRGLVLVDGGLPMAAPVGLTPEMLPAAFTPQLGRLARPFEGVEEYLAYFTRNSPLLDPADPLLRDNLAHDLGSDGRVRLSPEAVLSDAEDVFFGESSWLRLTGPVELVCAEWSVGPDTPPAYPDEALAGFRSQLPTLREPRRIPGADHAATIMTHTGAAVVADAIRAVVAD comes from the coding sequence ATGCGCAGCGACCTGAAGACCGTGTCCGTTCCGGTGGACGGCGGGGCCCTCGCCGTCGAGGTGGCGGAGTCCGATTCCGCCCCGTTGCTGGCGATCCACGGCGTGACGAGCAACTGCCGGCTGTGGAACTGGCTGCGGGCCTCGGCGCCGGAGCTGTCGCTGGTGATGCCGGACCTGCGCGGCCGCGCCGGGAGTTTCGGTGTGAGCGGCCGGTCTTCGCTGCGTCAGCACGCCGAAGACCTGGTGCGAGTACTCGACGCGCTGAGCCTGGACACGGTCGACGTCTGCGGAATGTCGATGGGCGGTTTCGCGGCCGTCGAACTGGCGACGGGCTGGCCGGACCGGGTGCGCGGGCTCGTCCTGGTGGACGGCGGGCTGCCGATGGCCGCGCCGGTGGGGCTCACGCCCGAGATGCTGCCCGCCGCGTTCACGCCCCAGCTGGGGCGGCTCGCACGGCCGTTCGAGGGTGTGGAGGAGTATTTGGCGTACTTCACGCGGAACAGCCCGCTGCTTGATCCTGCTGATCCGTTGCTGCGGGATAATCTTGCCCACGACCTCGGCTCTGACGGGCGTGTGAGGCTCAGCCCCGAAGCCGTGCTGTCGGACGCGGAGGACGTTTTCTTCGGTGAGTCTTCGTGGTTACGCTTGACCGGGCCGGTTGAGCTGGTTTGTGCGGAGTGGAGCGTTGGGCCGGATACTCCGCCTGCTTATCCGGACGAGGCGTTGGCCGGGTTTCGTTCGCAGCTGCCCACCTTGCGGGAGCCCCGGCGAATCCCGGGTGCGGACCACGCGGCGACGATCATGACCCACACTGGGGCGGCTGTGGTCGCCGACGCGATCCGCGCTGTCGTGGCTGACTAG
- a CDS encoding CGNR zinc finger domain-containing protein: protein MEHAFPCENPALDFVGTLRARRNAAPLEKLGSPGSLDAWFLESGTVDAGPGSRPADLAAALTLREAIYSLVAARLTHQSYDDEALTLLNHAASRPPVVPQLTREGRRVEATAEQALSAVARAAVDILGGSDAELLKECGRPECTQVYLDHSRGFRREWCSMATCGNKMKAAAYRARQRGNPPLSRSRQSS from the coding sequence ATGGAGCACGCCTTCCCCTGCGAGAACCCCGCGCTCGACTTCGTGGGCACGCTGCGCGCCCGGCGGAACGCGGCGCCACTGGAGAAGCTGGGCTCACCGGGCAGCCTCGACGCCTGGTTTCTCGAGTCCGGCACAGTGGACGCCGGCCCGGGCAGCCGTCCGGCCGACCTCGCGGCGGCGCTGACCCTGCGCGAGGCGATCTACTCACTGGTCGCCGCGCGGCTCACCCACCAGTCCTACGACGACGAGGCGCTCACGCTGCTCAACCACGCGGCGAGCCGGCCGCCGGTGGTCCCCCAGCTCACCCGCGAGGGCCGCCGGGTCGAGGCCACGGCGGAGCAGGCACTGTCCGCGGTCGCGCGCGCCGCCGTCGACATCCTCGGCGGCTCCGACGCCGAGCTGCTCAAGGAATGCGGCCGCCCCGAGTGCACCCAGGTCTACCTCGACCACTCCCGCGGCTTCCGCCGTGAGTGGTGCAGCATGGCGACCTGCGGCAACAAGATGAAGGCGGCCGCCTACCGCGCGCGCCAGCGCGGGAACCCGCCGCTCAGCCGGTCCCGCCAAAGCAGTTAA
- a CDS encoding TetR/AcrR family transcriptional regulator, whose translation MADRPRSRRGQGEQLRADVLAAVNRLLDEWGSHEKLTMRAVAKEVGVAAPSIYLHFADKTELVWAALADKYEQLAHQMRVADESVAAGDARGRLLAQVHAYCRFAVESPGHYRLMYEVRQPELELERAGRHPARAVSSRLRAAVSRCFEAGFSLSLPPRQAAHTLWSGLHGLVSLQLSFFVPAAPQMLEGMAAGLVDALVAREPVDEPSCPAETDVERLLATTIVDDA comes from the coding sequence GTGGCAGATCGGCCGAGGAGCCGGCGTGGGCAGGGCGAGCAGTTGCGGGCCGACGTGCTCGCGGCGGTCAACCGGCTGCTGGACGAGTGGGGCAGTCACGAGAAACTGACCATGCGCGCGGTCGCGAAGGAGGTCGGGGTCGCGGCGCCCAGCATCTACCTGCACTTCGCCGACAAGACCGAGCTCGTGTGGGCGGCGCTGGCCGACAAGTACGAGCAGCTCGCCCACCAGATGCGCGTCGCCGACGAGTCCGTGGCCGCAGGGGACGCCCGGGGGCGGCTGCTCGCTCAGGTGCACGCCTACTGCCGGTTCGCCGTGGAGAGCCCCGGGCACTACCGGCTGATGTACGAGGTCCGCCAGCCCGAGCTGGAGCTGGAACGCGCCGGGCGGCACCCGGCCCGCGCCGTGTCGAGCCGCCTGCGCGCGGCCGTCTCCCGCTGCTTCGAAGCGGGCTTCTCCCTGTCGCTCCCGCCCCGGCAGGCGGCGCACACCCTGTGGTCCGGCCTGCACGGGCTGGTCTCGCTGCAGCTGAGCTTCTTCGTCCCGGCCGCCCCGCAGATGCTGGAGGGCATGGCCGCCGGACTCGTCGACGCGCTGGTGGCCCGCGAGCCCGTCGACGAGCCCAGCTGCCCGGCCGAGACCGACGTCGAGCGGCTGCTGGCGACCACCATCGTCGACGACGCCTGA
- a CDS encoding carboxymuconolactone decarboxylase family protein, with translation MTGNRRRGLEIMDAVYGPGFSQSMPAIESPMLADTVDHLFGEIWARPGLSIRDRRLLVLGATAALGRADLIEIQVRGALANDELTAEQLREAVLHLHYYVGWGNGTQLHQGVEAALAAAEPEDPQ, from the coding sequence ATGACCGGCAACCGCCGCCGCGGCCTGGAAATCATGGACGCCGTCTACGGTCCCGGCTTCAGCCAGTCGATGCCCGCCATCGAGTCGCCGATGCTGGCCGACACCGTCGACCATCTCTTCGGCGAGATCTGGGCGCGCCCCGGTCTGTCCATTCGCGACCGTCGCCTGCTCGTGCTCGGCGCCACCGCGGCACTCGGCCGCGCGGACCTGATCGAGATCCAGGTCCGTGGCGCGCTCGCGAACGACGAGCTGACCGCCGAGCAGCTGCGCGAAGCCGTGCTGCACCTGCACTACTACGTCGGCTGGGGCAACGGAACCCAGCTGCACCAGGGAGTCGAAGCCGCGCTCGCCGCGGCGGAACCGGAGGACCCGCAGTGA
- the ispH gene encoding 4-hydroxy-3-methylbut-2-enyl diphosphate reductase, whose protein sequence is MLCAPLRIEQAALRAARSELPTVHTGLGPRRAAATARRLPAGPRIVAGIGGGLVPHVRPGDLVVADEVRGPDGAVPVPSAPLLAGALRRLGLTVHIGPVLGSDHVVTERERAELAGTGALAVDMESHRLAAAGQPFAVVRSIVDTAGAPLLRPGTLGHGLAGLRSLRAAVPALTAWAAATGERHVLLAGPRSFCAGVERAIDIVERALDRHGAPVYVRRQIVHNTHVVRRLQERGAVFVDEVAEVPEGATLVLAAHGVTPAVRRDATGRGLTVIDATCPLVTKVHNEVRRYSGRGDTVFLIGHAEHEEVEGTVGEAPEDVVVVGDVAAARTVTARDSTRVAYTMQTTLALDEAEEIAAVLRERFPRLSAPRKDDICYATTNRQQALRAIAREADLVLVVGSGTSSNSRRLVEVAEREGTPAVLLDGSSDLDLRRLAGVRTIGLTAGASAPPHLVDEVVAGLGGLGPVTVAERRLTEESITFTLPREVL, encoded by the coding sequence GTGCTCTGCGCGCCGCTGCGGATCGAGCAGGCCGCCCTGCGCGCGGCGCGGAGTGAGCTGCCCACTGTCCACACTGGACTCGGACCGCGCCGGGCGGCGGCCACCGCGCGACGGCTCCCGGCCGGTCCGCGGATCGTCGCCGGGATCGGCGGCGGGCTCGTCCCGCACGTGCGGCCCGGCGACCTCGTGGTGGCCGACGAGGTCCGCGGCCCGGACGGGGCCGTGCCCGTGCCGTCCGCTCCCCTGCTGGCCGGCGCACTGCGACGGCTCGGCCTGACCGTCCATATCGGACCTGTGCTGGGCAGCGACCACGTCGTCACCGAGCGGGAACGCGCGGAGCTGGCCGGAACCGGGGCACTCGCGGTCGACATGGAGTCACATCGGCTGGCGGCGGCGGGTCAGCCGTTCGCCGTCGTCCGGTCCATCGTGGACACCGCGGGCGCGCCCCTGCTGCGGCCCGGCACGCTCGGGCACGGCCTGGCCGGGCTGCGCAGCCTGCGCGCGGCGGTCCCGGCGCTCACCGCGTGGGCCGCGGCCACCGGAGAGCGCCACGTGCTGCTGGCCGGCCCGCGTTCGTTCTGCGCCGGGGTGGAGCGGGCGATCGACATCGTCGAGCGCGCGCTCGACCGCCACGGCGCGCCCGTGTACGTGCGGCGTCAGATCGTCCACAACACCCACGTGGTGCGGCGGCTCCAGGAGCGTGGGGCGGTGTTCGTCGACGAGGTGGCCGAGGTGCCCGAAGGCGCGACGCTGGTGCTCGCCGCGCACGGCGTGACGCCCGCGGTGCGCCGTGACGCCACCGGCCGCGGGCTCACGGTGATCGACGCGACCTGCCCGCTGGTGACCAAGGTGCACAACGAAGTCCGCCGTTACAGCGGGCGCGGCGACACCGTCTTTCTCATCGGGCACGCCGAGCACGAGGAAGTCGAAGGCACCGTCGGGGAGGCACCCGAGGACGTCGTGGTCGTCGGCGACGTCGCGGCCGCGCGCACCGTCACCGCACGGGATTCCACCCGCGTCGCCTACACCATGCAGACCACGCTGGCGCTGGACGAAGCCGAGGAGATCGCGGCCGTGCTGCGCGAACGGTTCCCCAGGCTTTCCGCGCCCCGCAAGGACGACATCTGTTACGCCACCACCAATCGGCAGCAGGCGCTGCGCGCGATCGCCCGTGAGGCGGACCTGGTGCTGGTGGTGGGCTCCGGCACCTCGTCGAACTCACGCCGCCTGGTGGAGGTGGCCGAGCGCGAGGGCACCCCGGCCGTGCTCCTGGACGGCAGCTCCGACCTCGACCTGCGCCGCCTCGCCGGCGTCCGCACGATCGGCCTCACCGCGGGCGCTTCGGCCCCGCCGCACCTCGTGGACGAGGTCGTGGCGGGACTGGGCGGGCTGGGGCCGGTGACCGTCGCCGAACGCCGGCTGACGGAGGAGTCAATCACTTTCACTCTACCTCGGGAGGTGCTCTGA
- the hpnH gene encoding adenosyl-hopene transferase HpnH — MAMPLRQSVRLGGYLMKQKVLRKEKFPLLVELEPLFACNLKCAGCGKIEQPHTLLKQRMPVEQAVGAIEESGAPMVSIAGGEPLMHPKIDEIVQQLLDRRKIVFLCTNALLLPKHIHKFKPHHNFAWMVHIDGLEKRHDESVRKAGGFQAAVDAIKLAKEKGFRVMTNTTFFDGDSAEDVVGVLDYLNELGVDNMQISPAYAYEKAPDQDHWLGVQATRELFAKAFGGGNRKRWRLNHSPVFLDFLEGKRELECTPWGIPSYSLLGWQRPCYLLDDGYAKTYKELIEETDWDKFGRGKDPRCDNCMAHCGYEPTAVIATLGSLKETVRAAVGH; from the coding sequence ATGGCCATGCCGTTGCGTCAGTCCGTCCGGCTGGGCGGCTACCTGATGAAGCAGAAGGTCCTGCGGAAGGAGAAGTTCCCGCTGCTGGTCGAGCTGGAGCCGCTGTTCGCCTGCAACCTCAAGTGCGCGGGCTGCGGCAAGATCGAGCAGCCGCACACGCTGCTCAAACAGCGGATGCCGGTGGAGCAGGCGGTCGGCGCCATCGAGGAGAGCGGCGCGCCGATGGTGTCGATCGCGGGCGGTGAGCCGCTGATGCACCCGAAGATCGACGAGATCGTGCAGCAGCTGCTGGACCGCCGCAAGATCGTCTTCCTCTGCACCAACGCCCTGCTGCTGCCCAAGCACATCCACAAGTTCAAGCCACACCACAACTTCGCGTGGATGGTGCACATCGACGGCCTGGAAAAGCGCCACGACGAGTCGGTGCGCAAGGCGGGCGGCTTCCAGGCCGCGGTCGACGCGATCAAGCTGGCCAAGGAGAAGGGGTTCCGGGTGATGACGAACACGACGTTCTTCGACGGCGACTCCGCCGAGGACGTGGTCGGCGTGCTCGATTACCTGAACGAGCTGGGCGTCGACAACATGCAGATCTCCCCCGCCTACGCCTACGAGAAGGCGCCGGACCAGGACCACTGGCTCGGCGTGCAGGCCACGCGGGAGCTGTTCGCCAAGGCGTTCGGCGGCGGCAACCGGAAACGCTGGCGCCTCAACCACTCCCCCGTGTTCCTCGACTTCCTCGAGGGCAAGCGGGAGCTGGAGTGCACGCCGTGGGGCATCCCGTCGTACTCGCTGCTCGGCTGGCAGCGCCCGTGTTACCTGCTCGACGACGGCTACGCGAAGACCTACAAGGAACTGATCGAGGAAACCGACTGGGACAAGTTCGGCCGCGGCAAGGATCCTCGCTGCGACAACTGCATGGCCCACTGCGGTTACGAGCCGACCGCCGTGATCGCCACGCTGGGCTCGTTGAAGGAGACTGTGCGCGCGGCCGTCGGGCACTGA
- a CDS encoding NAD(P)-dependent oxidoreductase — protein MTVPGPRAGVVGLGMIGGGVAVSLARSGRTPAVHDLRPDAAAGLAGVPAPLGSPAEVAAASDVVLVAVVDAAQARTVLTGENGILTAAHPGLTVVLLSTVAVPVVHELGAACAAAGVSLLDCGVTPGDRAAENGMVAILGGDADVVERARPVLADFAKRVVHCGPPGAGMATKIARNVITYGSWTVVHEAVTLARAAGVDPATLVEVIETADPAGATLLSWLRDQIAEHPVNRPVVPQVEVLLDKDLAAAQELAGELGLSVPLVDLAREAGPRTLAYPEGS, from the coding sequence GTGACCGTCCCCGGGCCGCGCGCCGGGGTCGTCGGGCTCGGCATGATCGGCGGCGGGGTCGCGGTGAGCCTCGCCCGCAGCGGCCGCACCCCGGCCGTCCACGACCTCCGGCCGGACGCCGCCGCGGGACTCGCCGGTGTGCCCGCCCCGCTGGGCTCGCCGGCCGAGGTCGCCGCGGCCAGTGACGTGGTCCTGGTCGCCGTGGTCGACGCCGCGCAGGCGCGCACCGTGCTGACCGGGGAGAACGGGATCCTCACCGCCGCGCACCCCGGCCTGACCGTGGTGCTGCTCTCCACGGTCGCCGTCCCCGTCGTGCACGAACTGGGCGCGGCCTGCGCCGCCGCCGGGGTGTCGCTGCTGGACTGCGGCGTCACCCCCGGCGACCGGGCGGCGGAGAACGGTATGGTCGCCATCCTCGGCGGCGACGCGGACGTGGTCGAGCGCGCCCGCCCAGTGCTGGCGGACTTCGCGAAACGCGTCGTCCACTGTGGACCGCCGGGGGCCGGCATGGCCACGAAGATCGCCCGCAACGTGATCACCTACGGCAGCTGGACCGTGGTGCACGAGGCCGTCACGCTCGCCAGGGCCGCCGGCGTCGACCCGGCCACGCTGGTCGAGGTGATCGAGACGGCCGACCCGGCGGGCGCCACGCTGCTGTCCTGGCTGCGCGACCAGATCGCCGAGCACCCCGTGAACCGGCCGGTCGTGCCGCAGGTGGAAGTGCTGCTGGACAAGGACCTCGCCGCCGCGCAGGAGCTGGCGGGCGAGCTGGGCCTGTCCGTGCCGCTCGTCGACCTGGCCCGCGAAGCCGGGCCGCGCACCCTCGCCTATCCGGAGGGATCATGA
- a CDS encoding ferredoxin, whose protein sequence is MHVTVDESRCCGAGQCVLAAPEVFDQREDDGIVVLLQENPPAEFHQATRDAAEICPALAIEVRA, encoded by the coding sequence ATGCACGTCACCGTCGACGAATCCCGGTGCTGCGGCGCCGGTCAGTGCGTCCTGGCCGCGCCGGAGGTGTTCGACCAGCGCGAGGACGACGGCATCGTCGTCCTGCTCCAGGAAAACCCGCCCGCCGAGTTCCACCAGGCCACCCGGGACGCGGCCGAGATCTGCCCGGCGCTGGCGATCGAGGTGCGAGCGTGA
- a CDS encoding cytochrome P450: protein MPTTRTTLFDPPAEYDRLREDQPVTRVRFPNGQDGWLVTRFEEGSAVFSDPRMSARRPRHDVAPEEGAGEEGLDPTFVMMDEPDHGQYRRLLAGRFTPKSVQTTLQPYLDRIVTEHLDALAAGPKPADLVQALALPIPCLVICELLGVPYGDRDGFHHATEVMMDVSKTHAERTAGARWLTGYIGDLVTSLRGDPKATGLLADLIRTADAGGSILTDRDLVSIGALLLFAGHDTTMAMIGLSALTLLTHPAQRAQLVGDPAKIGPAVEELLRYLTIVQFGLGRVAKEDVELGGQRIHAGDLVVVAMPAANRDPRTFDRPDVPDFDRRMTRHLAFGYGVHQCLGQNIARAELKTILPQLFRRFPDLRLAVPENEVPMDVHGTNYGVRELPVTW from the coding sequence ATGCCCACCACGCGCACCACCCTGTTCGACCCGCCCGCCGAGTACGACCGGCTGCGGGAGGACCAGCCCGTGACCCGGGTCCGGTTCCCCAACGGCCAGGACGGCTGGCTCGTCACCCGCTTCGAAGAGGGCAGCGCCGTCTTCTCCGACCCGAGGATGAGCGCCCGCCGCCCGCGCCACGACGTCGCCCCCGAGGAAGGCGCCGGCGAAGAGGGCCTCGACCCGACGTTCGTGATGATGGACGAACCGGACCACGGCCAGTACCGGCGGCTGCTCGCCGGGCGCTTCACGCCGAAGAGCGTGCAGACCACGCTGCAGCCGTACCTGGACCGGATCGTCACCGAGCACCTGGACGCGCTCGCCGCCGGCCCGAAGCCGGCCGACCTGGTCCAGGCGCTCGCGCTGCCCATCCCGTGCCTGGTCATCTGCGAGCTGCTGGGCGTCCCGTACGGCGACCGGGACGGCTTCCACCACGCCACCGAGGTGATGATGGACGTCAGCAAGACGCACGCGGAGCGCACCGCGGGGGCGCGGTGGCTGACCGGCTACATCGGCGACCTGGTCACCTCGCTGCGCGGCGACCCCAAGGCCACCGGCCTGCTCGCCGACCTGATCCGCACCGCGGACGCCGGCGGCTCGATCCTGACCGACCGCGACCTGGTGAGCATCGGCGCGCTGCTGCTGTTCGCCGGCCACGACACGACCATGGCGATGATCGGCCTGTCGGCGCTCACCCTGCTCACGCACCCGGCTCAGCGCGCACAGCTCGTCGGCGACCCGGCCAAGATCGGCCCCGCGGTCGAGGAGCTGCTGCGCTACCTCACCATCGTCCAATTCGGACTGGGCCGGGTGGCGAAGGAGGACGTCGAGCTGGGCGGGCAGCGGATCCACGCGGGTGACCTGGTGGTGGTCGCCATGCCCGCGGCCAACCGCGACCCGCGCACGTTCGACCGCCCGGACGTGCCCGACTTCGACCGCCGGATGACCCGGCACCTGGCCTTCGGCTACGGCGTGCACCAGTGCCTCGGGCAGAACATCGCGCGCGCCGAGCTGAAGACCATCCTGCCGCAGCTGTTCCGCCGGTTCCCGGACCTGCGGCTCGCGGTGCCGGAGAACGAGGTCCCGATGGACGTCCACGGCACGAACTACGGCGTGCGGGAGCTGCCCGTCACCTGGTGA
- a CDS encoding long-chain-fatty-acid--CoA ligase, translating into MSFNLATMLRETALAEPGKDFLRFPTGSLTYAEVDEASGRVAAALRARGHRPGDKVALQLPNVPEFVSAYFGILKAGLVLVPLNPLLKAGEIAYHLADSDARLLITGAFSAGEALAALAEVPDVAAVVVGAEFDTAAWPAGTGAFDDLLAAEGDDEVHPGAADDTAVLLYTSGTTGRPKGAELSHFSLYMTCTIGGQTFGTEPSDVVLAVLPFFHVYGLSSILNGAVRHGRTVSVVPRFEPKAVLEAIERDRVTIMAGVPTMYHALAAADSSGYDTSSLRIGSSGGAAIPERVLRSFEEKFGIPVLEGYGLSESSSTATVNPGADRRKLLSIGKPIWGVQLRIVDEQDRQLPPGAEHVGEIVLRGHNITKGYYKRPEETAKAFRGGWFHTGDLGYVDEDGFAFVVDRKKDLVIRGGYNVYPREVEELLYTHPAVAEAAVLGEPDDRLGEEVVAVVSLKPGAVAEPEEIVAWAKERIAAYKYPRRVRIIDELPKGPTGKIAKLLLRENS; encoded by the coding sequence ATGAGTTTCAATCTGGCCACCATGTTGCGGGAGACGGCACTCGCCGAGCCGGGCAAGGACTTCCTGCGGTTCCCGACCGGATCGCTCACTTACGCCGAGGTCGACGAGGCGTCCGGCCGGGTCGCGGCGGCGCTGCGGGCGCGCGGCCACCGGCCGGGGGACAAGGTGGCGCTGCAGCTGCCGAACGTCCCGGAGTTCGTGTCCGCCTACTTCGGCATCCTCAAGGCCGGGCTGGTCCTGGTCCCGCTGAACCCGCTGCTCAAGGCCGGGGAGATCGCCTACCACCTGGCGGATTCCGACGCCCGGCTGCTGATCACCGGCGCGTTTTCGGCCGGCGAGGCGCTGGCCGCGCTCGCCGAGGTGCCGGATGTGGCCGCGGTGGTCGTCGGTGCGGAGTTCGACACGGCCGCCTGGCCTGCCGGCACCGGCGCGTTCGACGATCTGCTCGCCGCCGAGGGCGACGACGAGGTCCACCCCGGCGCCGCCGACGACACCGCGGTGCTGCTCTACACCAGCGGGACCACCGGACGCCCGAAAGGCGCCGAGCTGTCCCATTTCTCGCTGTACATGACCTGCACCATCGGCGGCCAGACGTTCGGCACCGAGCCCAGCGACGTGGTGCTCGCCGTGCTGCCGTTCTTCCACGTCTACGGCCTGTCCAGCATCCTCAACGGCGCCGTGCGGCACGGCCGGACCGTCTCCGTGGTGCCGCGGTTCGAGCCGAAGGCGGTGCTGGAGGCGATCGAGCGCGACCGCGTGACGATCATGGCCGGCGTGCCCACGATGTACCACGCGCTGGCCGCGGCCGACAGCTCCGGTTACGACACCTCCAGCCTGCGCATCGGCAGCTCCGGCGGGGCGGCGATCCCGGAGCGGGTGCTGCGCTCGTTCGAGGAGAAGTTCGGCATCCCCGTGCTGGAGGGCTACGGGCTGTCGGAGTCCTCGTCGACCGCGACCGTCAACCCGGGTGCGGACCGGCGCAAGCTGCTGTCCATCGGCAAGCCGATCTGGGGTGTGCAGCTGCGGATCGTCGACGAACAGGACCGGCAGCTGCCGCCCGGCGCGGAGCACGTCGGCGAGATCGTGCTGCGCGGGCACAACATCACCAAGGGCTACTACAAGCGCCCCGAGGAAACGGCGAAGGCGTTTCGCGGCGGCTGGTTCCACACCGGCGACCTCGGCTACGTCGACGAGGACGGTTTCGCGTTTGTCGTCGACCGCAAGAAGGACCTGGTGATCCGCGGCGGCTACAACGTCTACCCGCGTGAGGTCGAGGAGCTGCTCTACACCCACCCGGCCGTCGCGGAGGCCGCCGTGCTCGGCGAGCCGGACGACCGGCTGGGCGAGGAGGTCGTCGCGGTCGTCTCGCTGAAACCCGGCGCGGTGGCGGAGCCGGAGGAAATCGTGGCGTGGGCGAAGGAACGTATTGCGGCGTATAAGTATCCGCGCCGGGTGCGGATCATCGACGAGCTGCCCAAGGGGCCGACGGGGAAGATCGCGAAGCTGCTGTTGCGCGAGAACTCGTGA
- a CDS encoding polysaccharide deacetylase family protein, translated as MTAPRDPAPVTGLRPRDFVGYGRYPPQVRWPGDAKVVVNLVVNYEEGAEYSVPDGDGRNDGWGEYAYEVGPEVRDLGTETHYEFGSRVGIWRLARIFDRYDVPVSVGACAVALERNPAVAEWIRERGHDVVGHGWRWLDYARMSLSDERDHLRRAIESLERTTGQRPRGWYVRSFPSERTLDLLVEEGGFFYDSDPCNDELPYFTPAGGRELLIVPYSKVYNDTRYLLSPTYGSPAQFFESLRLGLDYLCEEADDGVGARMMTVGLHPRWSGQANRAAAIRDFVVYAAEKEGVRFMRRLDIARWWLDHHTEWA; from the coding sequence ATGACAGCTCCCCGTGACCCGGCGCCCGTGACCGGACTGCGTCCCCGCGATTTCGTCGGCTACGGCCGGTATCCGCCGCAGGTGCGGTGGCCCGGTGACGCGAAGGTCGTGGTGAACCTGGTCGTCAACTACGAAGAGGGCGCTGAATACTCGGTCCCCGACGGAGACGGCCGTAACGACGGCTGGGGCGAGTACGCGTACGAGGTCGGCCCGGAGGTCCGCGACCTCGGCACCGAGACGCATTACGAATTCGGCAGCCGGGTGGGGATCTGGCGGCTGGCGCGGATCTTCGACCGCTACGACGTGCCGGTGAGCGTCGGCGCGTGCGCGGTGGCGCTGGAGCGGAACCCGGCCGTGGCGGAGTGGATCCGCGAGCGCGGCCACGACGTGGTCGGCCACGGCTGGCGCTGGCTGGACTATGCCCGGATGTCCCTTTCGGACGAACGCGACCACCTGCGCCGCGCGATCGAATCGCTGGAGCGCACGACGGGACAGCGGCCGCGGGGCTGGTACGTGCGGTCGTTCCCGAGCGAGCGCACGCTGGACCTGCTGGTGGAGGAGGGCGGTTTCTTCTACGACTCCGACCCGTGCAACGACGAGCTGCCGTACTTCACCCCGGCGGGCGGCCGTGAGCTGCTGATCGTGCCGTATTCCAAGGTGTACAACGACACCCGCTACCTGCTGAGCCCGACCTACGGCTCGCCCGCGCAGTTCTTCGAGAGCCTCCGGCTGGGCCTGGACTACCTGTGCGAGGAGGCCGACGACGGCGTCGGCGCCCGCATGATGACTGTCGGCCTGCACCCCCGCTGGAGCGGCCAGGCCAACCGCGCCGCGGCGATCCGCGACTTCGTCGTCTACGCGGCGGAGAAGGAGGGCGTCCGCTTCATGCGGCGGTTGGACATCGCGCGGTGGTGGCTCGACCATCACACGGAATGGGCGTGA